Proteins encoded in a region of the Solanum dulcamara chromosome 9, daSolDulc1.2, whole genome shotgun sequence genome:
- the LOC129903021 gene encoding uncharacterized protein LOC129903021 has translation MGKEKTQSKSRTMAPRMVANFRRSLSFPNHPNHSNKPKKSFHVRSASLPCRSHPLISQLKDDLNGLKSWAFKPENRTSIWLCDGLNQLKIVHESLDDLLLLPQTRESLHGHSDLVEKLLDDFLHFIDVYGIFQTLILTFKEQHLAAQVGVRRKDQSKIASYAKALRKMAKEMDRLASNVQCIGKYIVPQQTVPIPDGDAELAEVMKDIIEVTQLVSIALFKGLGVSMAFPKPSCSWIALGKKTKKVKENEGIMEFVEMELENLLRKNKGDEEVKIVSKKMHELEDCICGIENCGEKVFRSLINARVSLLNVFTQ, from the exons ATGGGAAAAGAAAAAACACAATCAAAATCCAGAACAATGGCTCCGAGAATGGTGGCCAATTTCCGCAGATCCCTTTCATTCCCAAATCACCCAAATCATTCAAACAAGCCCAAAAAATCCTTCCATGTCCGATCAGCTAGTCTTCCATGTCGATCTcatcctttaatttctcagcTCAAAGATGATTTAAACGGGCTCAAATCATGGGCTTTTAAGCCCGAAAATCGAACTTCAATTTGGCTTTGTGATGGCCTGAATCAACTGAAAATTGTTCATGAATCTCTTGATGATCTGCTTCTGCTTCCACAAACTCGCGAATCTCTCCATGGGCATTCTGATTTGGTCGAGAAGCTTCTAGATGATTTCCTTCACTTCATCGACGTTTATGGAATCTTCCAGACGTTGATACTCACTTTCAAGGAACAACATTTAGCAGCTCAG GTAGGTGTGAGACGCAAAGATCAATCCAAGATTGCTTCATACGCGAAAGCATTGAGAAAAATGGCTAAGGAAATGGATAGACTCGCCTCCAACGTGCAATGTATAGGGAAATATATCGTACCTCAACAAACTGTACCAATACCTGATGGAGATGCAGAGTTAGCAGAAGTCATGAAAGACATAATAGAAGTAACACAATTAGTTTCAATTGCACTTTTCAAAGGACTTGGAGTATCAATGGCATTTCCAAAACCATCTTGTTCATGGATTGCATTAGGAAAGAAGACgaaaaaagtgaaagaaaatGAGGGAATTATGGAATTTGTAGAAATGGAATTGGAAAACTTATTGAGAAAAAACAAAGGAGACGAAGAGGTGAAAATTGTGTCTAAAAAAATGCATGAATTGGAAGATTGTATTTGTGGAATTGAAAATTGTGGGGAGAAAGTGTTTAGGAGTTTAATTAATGCTAGAGTTTCATTGCTTAATGTATTCACACAATAG
- the LOC129902442 gene encoding serine/threonine-protein kinase BSK1, translating into MGCCQSSILKELSSEKDQRHGLSNPRASNGTGAGAAVGDGGVPVFSEFSLSELKAATNNFSSEFIVSESGEKAPNMVYKGRLQNRRWIAVKKFTKSAWPDPKQFADEASGVGNLRHKRLANLIGYCSDGDERLLVAEYMPNDTLAKHLFHWENQTLEWAMRLRVALYIAEALDYCSSEGRPLYHDLNAYRVLFDESGDPRLSCFGLMKNSRDGKSYSTNLAYTPPEYLRNGRVTQESVVFSYGTVLLDLLSGKHIPPGHALDMIRGKNILLLMDSHLEGNFSTEEATVVFDLASRCLQYEPRERPNTKDLVSTLGPLQSKPDVASHVMLGIPKSEEAPPTPQHPLSAMGDACSRMDLTAIHQILVMTHYKDDEGTNELSFQEWTQQMRDMLEARKRGDLAFRDKDFKTAIDCYSQFVDVGTMVSPTVYARRSLCYLMCDQPDAALRDAMQAQCVYPDWSTAFYMQAVALSKLDMHKDAADMLNEAAILEEKRRGGRAS; encoded by the exons ATGGGTTGTTGTCAATCTTCAATCTTGAAAGAGCTTAGCTCGGAAAAAGATCAGCGTCATGGGTTGAGTAACCCACGAGCTTCAAACGGCACCGGTGCCGGAGCTGCCGTCGGAGATGGTGGGGTTCCGGTTTTTTCTGAGTTTTCGCTTTCTGAGCTTAAAGCAGCTACTAATAACTTCAGTTCAGAGTTTATAGTTTCTGAAAGTGGAGAAAAGGCTCCGAATATGGTTTACAAAGGGCGTTTGCAGAATCGGCGATGGATCGCTGTTAAGAAGTTTACTAAATCGGCATGGCCTGATCCTAAACAGTTTGCG GATGAAGCATCAGGTGTTGGGAATTTGAGGCATAAAAGGCTGGCAAATTTGATTGGGTACTGTTCTGATGGGGATGAGAGGTTGCTTGTAGCTGAGTACATGCCAAATGATACACTTGCAAAGCATTTGTTTCACT GGGAGAATCAAACCCTTGAGTGGGCTATGCGTTTAAGGGTGGCTCTATATATTGCTGAAGCATTGGATTACTGTAGCAGTGAAGGTCGACCACTATACCATGACTTGAACGCATATAGAGTTCTCTTTGACGAG AGTGGCGATCCCCGTCTTTCTTGTTTTGGGCTGATGAAAAATAGCAGGGATGGTAAAAGTTATAGCACGAACCTTGCGTATACACCTCCTGAGTATTTAAGAAATG GAAGAGTCACTCAAGAAAGTGTTGTTTTCAGTTATGGAACTGTCCTTTTGGACCTGCTAAGTGGAAAACATATCCCTCCTGGTCAT GCACTTGATATGATACGGGGAAAAAACATTCTTCTATTAATGGATTCACATTTGGAGGGAAATTTCTCGACAGAAGAGGCAACTGTTGTATTTGATCTGGCTTCACGATGCTTGCAGTATGAACCCAGGGAGCGACCAAACACCAAAGACCTCGTTTCAACACTTGGTCCATTGCAAAGTAAACCCGAT GTTGCATCTCATGTAATGTTGGGTATTCCTAAGAGTGAGGAAGCTCCACCAACTCCACAGCACCCTCTTTCTGCAATGGGTGATGCTTGTTCTAGGATGGATCTCACAGCTATTCATCAGATTTTGGTAATGACACATTATAAAGATGATGAAGGGACAAATGAG TTGTCTTTCCAAGAGTGGACTCAACAAATGAGGGATATGTTAGAGGCAAGAAAGCGCGGAGACTTGGCGTTTCGGGACAAGGACTTTAAAACTGCCATAGATTGCTATTCTCAG TTCGTAGATGTGGGAACAATGGTGTCTCCAACTGTTTATGCACGAAGAAGCCTTTGTTATCTCATGTGTGATCAACCAGATGCTGCCCTTCGAGATGCAATGCAAGCACAATGTGTTTACCCAGACTGGTCGACAGCATTTTACATGCAGGCAGTTGCCCTATCCAAGCTAGACATGCACAAAGACGCAGCTGACATGTTGAATGAGGCTGCAATTCTAGAAGAGAAAAGACGTGGGGGACGAGCATCTTGA
- the LOC129902441 gene encoding ATP-dependent zinc metalloprotease FTSH, chloroplastic gives MANSVLSSNFLGSQIFISPPTPKTSKYFHFHSKRKCIVPQSILSKKPNSDNFKNVPSKAALAALLFSSITPHAFALDNTTPTAPPQVIQAEATKPSTSNPLPFSQNIILNAPKTQAQPASDLPEGTQWRYSEFLNAVKKGKVERVRFSKDGSTLQLTAVDGRRANVIVPNDPDLIDILAMNGVDISVSEGEGGNGLFSVIGNLLFPIIAFAGLFFLFRRSQGGPGGPGGLGGPMDFGRSKSKFQEVPETGVTFADVAGADQAKLELQEVVDFLKNPDKYTALGAKIPKGCLLVGPPGTGKTLLARAVAGEAGVPFFSCAASEFVELFVGVGASRVRDLFEKAKSKAPCIVFIDEIDAVGRQRGAGLGGGNDEREQTINQLLTEMDGFSGNSGVIVLAATNRPDVLDSALLRPGRFDRQVTVDRPDVAGRVRILQVHSRGKALAKDVDFDKIARRTPGFTGADLQNLMNEAAILAARRDLKEISKDEISDALERIIAGPEKKNAVVSDEKKKLVAYHEAGHALVGALMPEYDPVAKISIIPRGQAGGLTFFAPSEERLESGLYSRSYLENQMAVALGGRVAEEVIFGKDNVTTGASNDFMQVSRVARQMVERLGFSKKIGQVAIGGGGGNPFLGQQMSTQKDYSMATADIVDAEVRELVEKAYERAKQIVTTHIDILHKLALLLIEKETVDGEEFMSLFIDGKAELYIS, from the exons ATGGCTAATTCTGTTCTCTCTTCCAATTTCTTGGGTTCTCAAATCTTTATCTCTCCTCCCACACCTAAAACCTCAAAGTATTTCCACTTTCACTCCAAAAGGAAGTGTATAGTTCCACAATCAATTCTCAGCAAAAAACCCAATTCAGATAATTTCAAGAATGTTCCATCAAAAGCTGCTTTAGCTGCTTTACTCTTTTCTTCAATCACCCCACATGCTTTTGCTCTTGATAACACAACCCCAACAGCACCACCCCAAGTGATTCAAGCTGAAGCAACTAAACCCAGTACTTCAAATCCATTACCCTTTTCCCAAAATATCATCTTGAATGCTCCAAAGACCCAAGCGCAGCCCGCTTCTGACCTTCCAGAAGGTACTCAATGGCggtacagtgagttcttgaATGCTGTGAAGAAGGGTAAAGTTGAACGGGTCAGATTTAGTAAAGACGGAAGTACCCTTCAGCTTACAGCTGTAGATGGGCGTAGAGCTAATGTAATTGTGCCTAATGACCCGGATTTAATCGACATTTTAGCGATGAATGGTGTTGATATATCAGTTTCTGAAGGTGAAGGGGGTAATGGGTTGTTTAGTGTTATTGGGAATTTGTTATTCCCGATTATTGCTTTTGCTGGGTTGTTTTTCCTTTTCAGGCGGTCTCAGGGCGGGCCGGGCGGGCCTGGAGGACTTGGCGGGCCGATGGATTTCGGCCGGTCCAAGTCCAAGTTTCAGGAGGTGCCTGAAACTGGAGTGACTTTTGCCGATGTTGCTGGTGCTGATCAAGCTAAATTGGAGTTACAAGAAGtggttgattttttaaaaaatcctgATAAGTATACTGCTTTAGGTGCTAAGATACCAAAAGGGTGTCTTTTGGTTGGTCCACCAGGTACGGGAAAGACCCTTTTAGCTAGAGCAGTAGCTGGTGAAGCTGGTGTGCCATTTTTCTCTTGTGCAGCatcagagtttgttgagttgtTTGTGGGTGTGGGAGCTTCTAGAGTTAGGGATTTGTTTGAGAAGGCAAAATCGAAAGCGCCCTgtattgtgtttattgatgagatTGATGCTGTGGGAAGGCAGAGAGGTGCAGGACTTGGAGGTGGAAATGATGAGAGGGAGCAGACTATCAATCAGCTTTTGACTGAAATGGATGGGTTCTCTGGAAATTCGGGTGTCATTGTTTTGGCTGCAACTAACAGGCCTGATGTTCTTGATTCTGCCTTGTTGAGACCTGGAAGGTTTGATAGACAAGTGACTGTGGACAGGCCTGATGTTGCTGGTAGAGTCAGGATTCTTCAG GTGCATTCTAGAGGAAAGGCCCTTGCCAAGGATGTGGACTTTGATAAGATTGCCAGGAGAACACCAGGTTTCACCGGTGCAGATTTGCAAAACTTGATGAATGAAGCAGCCATCCTGGCAGCTAGGCGTGACCTAAAGGAAATAAGTAAAGATGAGATATCTGATGCTCTGGAGAGGATAATTGCTGGCCCGGAGAAGAAAAATGCTGTTGTCTCAGATGAGAAGAAGAAGCTGGTAGCTTATCATG AGGCTGGCCATGCCTTGGTTGGTGCACTTATGCCCGAGTATGATCCTGTTGCCAAGATATCTATAATTCCTCGTGGCCAAGCCGGTGGTCTCACCTTCTTTGCCCCCAGCGAAGAAAGACTTGAGTCAGGCCTGTACAGCAGGAGCTACTTAGAGAATCAAATGGCAGTTGCACTTGGTGGAAG AGTTGCTGAGGAGGTTATTTTTGGAAAAGACAATGTAACAACTGGGGCATCTAACGATTTCATGCAAGTCTCACGAGTGGCAAGGCAGATGGTTGAGAGATTAGGTTTCAGCAAAAAGATAGGCCAAGTTGCCATTGGAGGAGGTGGAGGAAACCCTTTCCTAGGACAACAG ATGTCAACCCAGAAAGACTACTCCATGGCAACAGCCGATATTGTTGATGCTGAGGTAAGGGAATTGGTTGAAAAAGCATACGAAAGAGCCAAACAAATCGTCACAACTCACATCGACATCCTGCACAAGCTTGCTCTGCTGCTGATAGAGAAAGAAACTGTTGATGGTGAAGAGTTCATGAGCCTTTTCATTGATGGCAAGGCTGAGCTATACATTTCCTGA
- the LOC129902440 gene encoding receptor-like protein EIX2 — translation MEGVNLLLLVLVVVGSSTILDGLLLSSAMNSDIVCKENEKNSLIKFRQGFRNPSQSKMMSSWMLEENCCNWKGVECDNITGHVITLDLHQQFLQGEFGTSLLGLPYLRHLDLSQNDFLEDLFPEFIICKFKYLEYLNLHKTNFRGSIPEHLGNLSRLQFLDLGDGFSLRVDSLQWLQHLSNMRILDLSGVDLSNAKNWLHDISFLRSLMELRLSACHLPKLLPVSVNFTSLQVLDLSLNYLDAPFPSWLVNTSSQSLVHLNLKRSQLRGLLPNTAFGNMYSLRVLDLSENFILGKLPSFEGMTSVTFLDISRNFLEGNLPLTLPSKLKHLDLSSNNLEGPLAKSIVQLRQLVVLNVARNSFNDSITEHFLNFSDLRVLDLSSNSIILNITATWMPPFQLDIIGLMSCQHGTQFPLWLHTQKDFSFIDISHSNISDEVPDWFWNLSPKVQHMNLSLNYFRGEVPQVTSRLTSLEELDLSKNNFHGPLPHFSPKMKVLILSRNSFNGTISPVCESLVVNNSLMFLDLSRNFLSGTLSDCWRYGKNLAILNLGNNHLFGEIPHSFGYLATLIHLILRNNRLSNNLPLSLKNLQGLKILDLAGNCLSGNIPSFLGETSQNLMFLSLRKNKFNGNIPLQLCQLKNLIILDLSTNALSGTIPKCVKNFLTMAGVEEIPSLVYGPYEEYRKYVIVMLNERGYDHSFISSLSLFPFVILDLSDNHLSGEIPEEITTLGQLRLLNLSRNNLTGAIPCDISKMQFLEALDVSRNDLSSFLPSSMAELLFLELFNVSFNSLTGKIPIGRQFDTFENSSYIGNPELCGTPLFRSCSGHFREDITHCNTLKEQDVTSIHQHEEDNWLDESSFYISMGIGVITGFWAFWATLSLKTSWRHAYMRYLNTMGNKIYVFVAIRLPNRHKSG, via the coding sequence ATGGAAGGTGTAAATTTATTACTTCTAGTCCTTGTTGTTGTAGGTAGTAGTACTATATTAGATGGATTGTTATTATCTAGTGCTATGAATTCAGACATTGTTtgcaaagaaaatgaaaaaaattctcTTATCAAGTTCAGACAGGGTTTCAGGAATCCATCACAGTCAAAGATGATGTCGTCTTGGATGCTCGAGGAAAATTGCTGCAACTGGAAAGGTGTTGAATGTGACAACATAACCGGACACGTGATCACTCTTGACCTGCACCAGCAATTCTTGCAAGGTGAGTTTGGGACATCCTTGCTTGGCTTGCCTTATTTAAGACACTTAGACTTGAGCCAAAATGATTTCCTTGAGGACTTGTTTCCTGAGTTTATCATTTGCAAATTTAAGTACCTAGAGTATCTCAATTTGCACAAAACCAACTTTAGGGGATCAATCCCTGAGCATCTTGGAAATCTGTCGCGGTTGCAGTTTCTTGATCTTGGTGATGGTTTTTCATTACGGGTCGATAGTCTCCAATGGCTTCAGCACCTTTCCAATATGAGGATTCTTGACCTGAGTGGAGTTGACCTGAGCAATGCCAAAAACTGGCTACATGACATCAGTTTCCTAAGGTCTCTCATGGAATTACGTTTGTCTGCTTGTCATCTTCCCAAATTGCTTCCTGTTTCTGTAAATTTCACATCCCTTCAGGTTCTTGACCTCTCATTAAACTATCTGGATGCTCCATTTCCTAGCTGGTTAGTCAACACAAGCTCTCAGAGTCTTGTTCATCTTAATCTCAAAAGAAGTCAGCTACGTGGTTTGCTTCCAAATACCGCCTTTGGAAACATGTACTCACTTAGAGTTCTTGATCTTTCTGAAAACTTTATTCTAGGCAAGCTTCCGTCTTTTGAGGGCATGACTTCAGTTACTTTTCTTGACATCTCAAGGAATTTTCTTGAAGGAAATTTACCACTAACCCTGCCTTCAAAGTTGAAACATTTGGATCTTTCATCCAATAATCTGGAGGGTCCTTTAGCAAAAAGCATCGTGCAACTTAGGCAATTAGTTGTCCTCAATGTTGCTCGGAACTCTTTCAATGACTCGATTACTGAACATTTCTTGAATTTCAGTGATTTGCGAGTGTTAGACTTGTCATCAAACTCAATTATCCTCAATATAACTGCAACTTGGATGCCTCCCTTTCAACTTGACATTATTGGCCTGATGTCTTGCCAACATGGTACACAGTTTCCCCTGTGGCTTCATACACAAAAGGATTTCTCATTTATCGATATCTCTCATAGTAATATCTCAGATGAAGTTCCTGATTGGTTCTGGAATCTCTCTCCAAAGGTACAACACATGAACCTTTCACTCAATTATTTCAGAGGAGAAGTGCCTCAAGTTACATCAAGACTTACTAGTCTTGAAGAACTGGACCTGAGCAAAAACAACTTTCATGGTCCTCTACCTCATTTTTCGCCAAAGATGAAGGTGTTGATTTTGTCCCGGAATTCTTTTAATGGTACCATTTCCCCTGTATGTGAATCTCTTGTCGTGAATAATTCTCTTATGTTTCTAGACCTGTCGAGAAATTTTCTATCAGGAACACTTTCAGACTGTTGGAGATATGGGAAGAATCTGGCAATATTGAATTTAGGCAATAATCATCTGTTTGGTGAAATACCTCATTCTTTTGGATATCTTGCAACTCTCATACATCTGATTCTGAGAAACAACAGGCTGTCCAATAATCTGCCTTTGTCGCTGAAGAACTTACAAGGACTAAAAATTCTTGATCTTGCCGGAAATTGTTTGTCTGGAAACATACCATCTTTCTTAGGGGAGACTTCACAAAATCTAATGTTTCTTTCGTTAAGAAAGAACAAGTTCAATGGAAACATTCCCCTACAGCTTTGCCAGCTCAAAAACTTGATTATTTTGGACCTTAGCACCAATGCCCTATCAGGCACCATTCCAAAGTGTGTTAAAAATTTCCTCACGATGGCCGGGGTAGAGGAGATCCCTTCCTTGGTTTATGGTCCCTATGAAGAATACAGGAAGTATGTGATTGTGATGCTGAATGAGAGAGGCTATGATCATAGTTTTATCTCTAGTCTTAGTTTATTCCCTTTTGTGATTCTTGATCTATCAGATAACCATTTATCAGGGGAAATTCCTGAGGAAATCACCACCCTTGGTCAATTACGGTTATTGAACTTATCAAGGAATAATTTAACTGGAGCAATTCCTTGTGACATTAGTAAAATGCAATTTTTGGAAGCTCTTGATGTTTCCAGAAATGACCTGTCATCCTTCTTGCCTTCCAGCATGGCGGAGCTTCTCTTTCTTGAACTCTTCAATGTTTCGTTCAATAGTTTGACAGGGAAAATTCCAATAGGTCGTCAATTTGATACCTTCGAGAATAGTTCTTATATTGGGAATCCAGAGTTGTGCGGCACACCACTTTTCCGAAGCTGCTCAGGACATTTTCGTGAGGACATTACTCACTGTAACACTCTCAAGGAACAAGACGTGACCTCCATTCATCAGCATGAGGAAGATAACTGGCTTGATGAATCATCATTCTATATTAGCATGGGAATTGGAGTCATCACAGGTTTCTGGGCATTTTGGGCTACTCTATCATTGAAAACATCTTGGAGACATGCCTATATGAGGTATCTTAATACAATGGGGAACAAAATTTATGTGTTTGTTGCCATAAGATTACCAAATAGGCATAAGAGTGGGTGA